A genomic window from Salvia hispanica cultivar TCC Black 2014 chromosome 5, UniMelb_Shisp_WGS_1.0, whole genome shotgun sequence includes:
- the LOC125188931 gene encoding probable protein phosphatase 2C 4: MGNGVGKLTVCFTGAGPTADRRRKEMASGMVISDDLGHSFCYIRPELARLSSSKVHSDSDTTTFKSISGAAVSANTSTPLSTSLLDVYSYNSIDRASAFEGSTSFASIPLQPIPRNPSTHSGPFFPVERGFMSGPIERAFMSGPLDKPSSDQFQRSYSHAGFALRSRSRKVSLLRALRRAFSKGISRGHNSIVAPIKAMRESDWVVGAEKQNELTVNSSLNFSSECSLDDDDSMETQNLQWAQGKAGEDRVHVVVSEEHGWMFVGIYDGFNGPDAPDYLLSNLYAAVHKELKGLLWDDNNTNSNNSNNPDSSLITDDPTEDPNEQVSRDRTKDGCSRCVGQESYPSADGDVVGDLCYKRKRGRNSRHKYRGAARKWEEYQRAWRCEWDRERLELDRRLKEQLRSKAAGAANHADVLKALSQALKNTEESYLDIADKMLMENPELALMGSCVLVMLMKGDDVYVMNVGDSRAVLARKKQPDLWSQDLERINEETLYDLQDFDDDDDDMTNPQPSLTALQLTMDHSTSVDEEVERIRKEHPDDASAVMNERVKGSLKVTRAFGAGFLKQPKWNNALLEMFRIDFVGESPYLNCLPSLYHHHLGATDRFLILSSDGLYQYFTNEEAVAEVELFISWAPDGDPAQHLVEELLFRAAKRAGMDFHELLEIPQGDRRRYHDDVSIIVISLEGRIWRSCA, from the exons atgggcAACGGCGTGGGGAAGCTGACGGTGTGCTTCACCGGAGCGGGACCCACCGCCGACCGTAGGAGGAAGGAGATGGCTTCCGGCATGGTCATATCCGACGATCTGGGGCATTCCTTCTGCTACATACGCCCCGAATTGGCCCGCCTCTCCTCCTCCAAGGTCCACTCCGACTCCGACACCACCACTTTTAAGTCCATCTCCGGCGCCGCCGTCAGCGCCAACACCTCCACGCCTCTCTCCACCTCTCTCCTCGACGTCTACTCCTACAACAGCATCGACCGCGCCTCCGCCTTCGAGGGCTCCACCTCCTTCGCCTCCATCCCTCTCCAGCCCATTCCCCGAAACCCCTCCACCCACTCCGGCCCCTTCTTCCCCGTCGAGAGGGGATTCATGTCCGGCCCGATTGAGCGGGCCTTCATGTCCGGCCCCCTCGACAAGCCCTCCTCCGATCAGTTCCAGCGGAGCTACTCCCACGCTGGATTCGCCCTGCGCTCTAGATCCAGGAAGGTCTCCCTGCTTCGGGCCCTTCGCCGGGCCTTCTCCAAGGGGATTTCTCGTGGCCACAACTCTATTGTCGCGCCGATCAAGGCGATGCGGGAAAGCGATTGGGTTGTGGGCGCGGAGAAGCAGAACGAGCTCACCGTTAATAGCAGTCTCAATTTCAGCAGTGAATGCAGCTTAGATGATGACGATTCAATGGAAACTCAGAATTTGCAGTGGGCTCAGGGCAAAGCCGGAGAGGATCGAGTTCATGTCGTCGTCTCCGAGGAGCATGGATGGATGTTCGTCGGGATTTATGACGGATTCAACGGCCCCGATGCACCCGACTATTTGCTCTCCAATTTGTATGCTGCTGTGCATAAGGAGCTCAAGGGCTTACTCTGGGAtgataataatactaatagtaataatagtaACAACCCTGATTCCTCATTGATAACCGATGATCCGACAGAGGATCCGAATGAACAAGTCTCAAGAGATAGGACTAAAGATGGATGCTCAAGATGTGTGGGGCAAGAAAGCTACCCTAGTGCAGATGGTGATGTGGTTGGGGACTTGTGTTATAAGAGAAAGAGGGGCAGGAATTCGAGACACAAGTACCGTGGGGCAGCCAGGAAATGGGAGGAGTATCAGAGGGCGTGGAGGTGTGAATGGGATAGGGAAAGGTTGGAGCTTGATAGGAGGTTGAAGGAGCAGCTGAGGTCGAAAGCAGCTGGGGCGGCTAACCATGCTGATGTGCTCAAGGCTCTATCTCAAGCCCTCAAGAACACTGAGGAGTCCTACTTGGATATTGCTGATAAGATGTTGATGGAGAATCCTGAGCTGGCTTTGATGGGCTCTTGTGTTCTTGTGATGTTGATGAAGGGGGATGATGTGTACGTGATGAATGTGGGCGATAGCCGGGCTGTTCTGGCTAGGAAGAAACAGCCTGATCTTTGGAGCCAGGATTTGGAAAGGATTAATGAAGAAACACTATATGATCTTCAGgattttgatgatgatgatgatgatatgaCTAACCCTCAACCTAGCTTAACTGCTTTGCAGCTCACCATGGACCATAGCACCTCTGTTGATGAG GAGGTTGAAAGAATTAGGAAGGAACATCCTGATGATGCTTCTGCTGTGATGAACGAGCGTGTTAAAGGTTCATTGAAGGTCACTCGAGCTTTTGGTGCCGGCTTTCTCAAACAG CCCAAGTGGAACAATGCGCTTCTTGAGATGTTTAGAATCGACTTTGTTGGAGAGTCCCCGTACTTAAACTGCTTGCCATCACTCTACCATCACCACTTAGGGGCGACGGACAGGTTCCTCATACTCTCTTCGGATGGCCTTTATCAGTACTTCACAAACGAAGAGGCTGTAGCTGAAGTCGAGCTTTTCATTTCTTGGGCACCAGATGGCGATCCTGCACAGCATCTCGTTGAGGAATTGCTATTCCGAGCAGCAAAAAGAGCTG GCATGGATTTCCATGAGCTACTGGAAATACCACAAGGGGATCGGCGGCGCTACCACGACGATGTTTCGATAATAGTAATTTCTTTGGAGGGAAGGATATGGAGATCATGTGCATAA
- the LOC125191158 gene encoding putative E3 ubiquitin-protein ligase XBAT31 isoform X2 has product MGQGLSCKPSQEQGLFAAVQLGDLETVKAVFERDPILIHHSTVYDRNSALHIAAAHGQIQVLSFLLEQSMQPDLLNRNKQTPLMLAAMHGKISCVTKLIEAGAYILMFDSVNGRTCLHHAAYHGHSDCVEVILSAARSSQVAASWGYSRFVNVRDHKGATPLHLAARQRRPECVHVLLQNGALVCASTCGYGFPGSSPLHLAARSGSLDCIRELLAWGADRLQRDASGKIPYVVALRKQHGGCAALLNPSSAEPLVWPSYLKFMSELTGEAKALLECALMEANREKESASDCAADSLSEASDMEEQHCQTGGHSFSGWKLEKASEI; this is encoded by the exons ATGGGTCAGGGGCTGAGTTGCAAGCCTAGTCAAGAGCAGGGGCTGTTTGCTGCTGTTCAGTTGGGAGATTTGGAGACTGTTAAGGCAGTTTTTGAAAGGGATCCAATTCTCATTCATCATTCTACGGTGTATGATCGCAATTCCGCTTTACATATTGCTGCTGCCCATGGCCAGATCCAG GTCCTTTCATTCCTTCTGGAGCAATCGATGCAGCCGGATTTGTTGAATCGGAATAAACAG ACTCCCTTGATGTTGGCTGCAATGCATGGCAAGATCTCATGCGTGACCAAGCTCATTGAAGCAGGAGCCTAT ATTCTGATGTTTGATTCAGTGAATGGAAGAACCTGTTTGCACCATGCTGCATACCATGGTCACTCAGATTGTGTTGAAGTTATTCTGTCTGCAGCCCGTAGCTCTCAGGTGGCGGCTTCATG GGGATACTCTCGTTTTGTGAATGTTAGAGACCACAAAGGAGCAACACCGCTGCACTTAGCTGCACGCCAGAGGCGCCCTGAATGTGTTCACGTATTGTTGCAAAATGGAGCTCTTGTCTGTGCTTCAACTTGTGGATACGG CTTCCCTGGAAGTAGTCCTCTTCATTTGGCTGCAAGAAGTGGTTCTCTTGATTGCATAAGGGAGTTGCTCGCTTGGGGCGCTGATCGCCTTCAAAGAGACGCCTCAGG GAAAATACCATATGTAGTAGCATTAAGGAAACAGCATGGAGGGTGTGCAGCTCTGCTAAATCCATCATCCGCGGAGCCTCTAGTGTGGCCGTCATACTTGAAATTCATGAGCGAGCTGACCGGGGAGGCAAAGGCCCTCTTGGAGTGTGCTCTGATGGAAGCCAACCGGGAGAAGGAAAGCGCATCAGATTGTGCGGCCGACAGTTTATCAGAGGCAAGCGACATGGAG GAGCAGCATTGTCAAACTGGTGGCCATAGCTTCTCGGGATGGAAACTTGAGAAAGCCTCGGAAATCTAG
- the LOC125191157 gene encoding putative UPF0481 protein At3g02645: MENKMGREECIIQVNEEDWVRQMEEEFKEVKQRSKVEFKRWKGMSIYRVPLSLKKLSEKAYQPQVVAIGPYHHKKKKVQLKEMEEHKKRALRVFLDKSNKPLHEYVNALTPMLQDLKNAYQQHPQLKCSDFLKMMVIDGCFLLELLRTSSSDKDPSYARNDPVFSKYGLIYFGPQLKRDMLMLENQIPLRVLNKLVEVACKKDTYPDVTDSILNFFELSDGNNKAKFKNSLHILDVYRRSLLSLGRKGSKVSGSRRCMDKVCCINSINKTKNKNNGEYQMRSATNPAEASTSVPPVRDCITSINNNKNDEKDRKSWIRHCVDKISFGGGKLRPPSISADDTKKKNDEFHMRPATDLAEAGIQFQCMESGSRYLDQISFHKGKGKLRLPPILVDDATKTIYLNVMAFEWFHVNRCLTEEDKENYNEGFHVTAYVFFMDRLIDTAKDVSLLHKHHIMQYTVCSDQSVADIFNTLSKDICIDSNHKLEDVQKEVAKYYRKTMPGCIAYAKRTYFANTWVTLSIFAAIFLFALTITQTVYAVLDYHKSDAPAPEPGLP; encoded by the exons ATGGAGAACAAGATGGGAAGGGAAGAATGCATAATCCAAGTTAATGAAGAAGATTGGGTGAGGCAGATGGAAGAGGAATTCAAGGAGGTGAAGCAGAGATCTAAGGTGGAATTCAAGCGATGGAAAGGCATGTCAATTTATAGGGTTCCATTGAGTCTAAAGAAGCTATCGGAAAAAGCGTACCAGCCGCAGGTGGTGGCGATCGGGCCATACCAccacaagaagaagaaggtgcAGTTGAAGGAGATGGAGGAGCACAAGAAGCGTGCTCTGCGAGTGTTCCTGGATAAGTCCAACAAGCCTCTCCATGAGTATGTGAATGCATTAACGCCTATGTTGCAGGATCTCAAGAATGCGTACCAGCAGCACCCCCAGTTGAAGTGCAGCGACTTCCTCAAGATGATGGTCATTGATGGTTGTTTTTTGTTGGAGCTCTTGCGGACCTCCTCCAGTGACAAGGATCCCAGCTATGCACGCAATGATCCAGTCTTCAGCAAATATGGACTCATCTATTTCGGGCCGCAATTAAAGCGTGACATGCTCATGCTGGAGAATCAGATTCCTCTTCGGGTTCTCAACAAATTAGTTGAAGTTGCCTGCAAGAAG GATACTTATCCTGATGTAACAGATAgcattctcaatttttttgaactGTCTGACGGAAACAACAAAGCCAAATTCAAGAACAGCTTGCATATATTGGATGTTTACCGGAGAAGCCTGCTCTCGCTGGGGAGGAAAGGAAGTAAAGTGTCAGGTAGCCGTAGGTGCATGGATAAAGTGTGTTGTATTAATAGCATCAACAAGACGAAGAACAAGAATAATGGGGAATATCAGATGCGGTCAGCAACAAATCCGGCGGAAGCCAGTACGAGTGTACCCCCAGTACGAGATTGTATTACAagcatcaacaacaacaagaaTGATGAGAAAg ATCGGAAATcttggatccgccactgcGTGGACAAGATCTCATTCGGTGGAGGAAAGTTGAGGCCTCCGTCGATATCGGCGGACGAcaccaagaagaagaatgatgaATTTCACATGCGGCCAGCAACAGACCTGGCGGAAGCCGGGATCCAGTTCCAGTGTATGGAAAGTGGGTCACGTTACTTGGACCAGATCTCATTCCACAAAGGAAAAGGAAAGCTGAGGCTTCCGCCGATATTGGTGGACGACGCCACCAAAACTATTTATCTAAACGTGATGGCATTTGAGTGGTTCCATGTGAACAGGTGTCTGACTGAGGAAGACAAAGAAAACTACAACGAGGGATTTCACGTGACAGCCTATGTGTTTTTCATGGACAGATTGATCGACACCGCCAAAGACGTGAGCCTGTTGCACAAGCACCACATCATGCAGTACACGGTGTGCAGCGATCAGAGTGTCGCAGATATTTTCAATACATTGTCCAAAGACATATGTATTGATTCAAATCATAAATTGGAGGACGTGCAAAAGGAAGTGGCCAAGTATTACCGGAAAACGATGCCGGGGTGTATAGCTTATGCTAAGCGCACCTACTTCGCTAACACATGGGTCACCCTATCCATCTTTGCTGCCATTTTTCTCTTTGCCCTCACCATTACTCAGACTGTGTATGCCGTCCTAGACTACCATAAATCCGATGCCCCCGCCCCGGAGCCCGGACTACCATAA
- the LOC125191158 gene encoding putative E3 ubiquitin-protein ligase XBAT31 isoform X1 — protein MGQGLSCKPSQEQGLFAAVQLGDLETVKAVFERDPILIHHSTVYDRNSALHIAAAHGQIQVLSFLLEQSMQPDLLNRNKQTPLMLAAMHGKISCVTKLIEAGAYILMFDSVNGRTCLHHAAYHGHSDCVEVILSAARSSQVAASWGYSRFVNVRDHKGATPLHLAARQRRPECVHVLLQNGALVCASTCGYGFPGSSPLHLAARSGSLDCIRELLAWGADRLQRDASGKIPYVVALRKQHGGCAALLNPSSAEPLVWPSYLKFMSELTGEAKALLECALMEANREKESASDCAADSLSEASDMEVCGICFEEACTIQVQECGHTMCAHCTLALCCHNKPNLNQATLSPCAPVCPFCRSSIVKLVAIASRDGNLRKPRKSRRSSGGSSSFKGIGRLGRSSGRIAPQDEWLDKPLSLDD, from the exons ATGGGTCAGGGGCTGAGTTGCAAGCCTAGTCAAGAGCAGGGGCTGTTTGCTGCTGTTCAGTTGGGAGATTTGGAGACTGTTAAGGCAGTTTTTGAAAGGGATCCAATTCTCATTCATCATTCTACGGTGTATGATCGCAATTCCGCTTTACATATTGCTGCTGCCCATGGCCAGATCCAG GTCCTTTCATTCCTTCTGGAGCAATCGATGCAGCCGGATTTGTTGAATCGGAATAAACAG ACTCCCTTGATGTTGGCTGCAATGCATGGCAAGATCTCATGCGTGACCAAGCTCATTGAAGCAGGAGCCTAT ATTCTGATGTTTGATTCAGTGAATGGAAGAACCTGTTTGCACCATGCTGCATACCATGGTCACTCAGATTGTGTTGAAGTTATTCTGTCTGCAGCCCGTAGCTCTCAGGTGGCGGCTTCATG GGGATACTCTCGTTTTGTGAATGTTAGAGACCACAAAGGAGCAACACCGCTGCACTTAGCTGCACGCCAGAGGCGCCCTGAATGTGTTCACGTATTGTTGCAAAATGGAGCTCTTGTCTGTGCTTCAACTTGTGGATACGG CTTCCCTGGAAGTAGTCCTCTTCATTTGGCTGCAAGAAGTGGTTCTCTTGATTGCATAAGGGAGTTGCTCGCTTGGGGCGCTGATCGCCTTCAAAGAGACGCCTCAGG GAAAATACCATATGTAGTAGCATTAAGGAAACAGCATGGAGGGTGTGCAGCTCTGCTAAATCCATCATCCGCGGAGCCTCTAGTGTGGCCGTCATACTTGAAATTCATGAGCGAGCTGACCGGGGAGGCAAAGGCCCTCTTGGAGTGTGCTCTGATGGAAGCCAACCGGGAGAAGGAAAGCGCATCAGATTGTGCGGCCGACAGTTTATCAGAGGCAAGCGACATGGAGGTATGTGGCATATGTTTTGAGGAAGCGTGCACCATCCAAGTTCAAGAATGCGGGCACACCATGTGTGCGCATTGCACGCTTGCACTGTGCTGCCACAACAAGCCCAATCTGAACCAGGCCACGTTGTCCCCTTGTGCTCCGGTGTGCCCTTTTTGCAGGAGCAGCATTGTCAAACTGGTGGCCATAGCTTCTCGGGATGGAAACTTGAGAAAGCCTCGGAAATCTAGGAGGTCGAGTGGAGGGAGTAGCAGCTTCAAGGGGATCGGGAGATTGGGGCGCAGCTCCGGGAGGATAGCGCCTCAGGACGAGTGGCTTGACAAGCCGTTGAGCCTCGATGACTGA